One Myxosarcina sp. GI1 genomic window carries:
- a CDS encoding polysaccharide biosynthesis tyrosine autokinase translates to MTDTGSDRPVYSAILNGRGDSNEVKNGNHSYAHVLPVANTTSIDEDEDSIDLRQLATVFKHRLRLILAIALGSTIVSAILTFIQEPIYKGSFQLLVEPVTQDEQSSPLEILSQESSGLDYETQIEVLRSPKVLTPIIAELNAKYPELEYKDLIIPKDSPLEIEQLDRTKILEVSYIDEDPQKIQFVLSRLAESYLAYSIDERKVQVKQGIDFVDQQLPRVRARVDELQAELQRFRQKYNLLDPQGRAVFLAEKQSSFEDKYFETQGELNETTSLYNLLQKQLGLQPQEALAASYLSESPRYQNLLDRLQEVEVELAQESARFLPDNPNIQVLQDKRNELLPLLQKEAGAIFGDNLSDLIDNKSNISSPSTLRLDLSKQYIEAANQIQILTIREQSLKSALSKLERQTELMPVIARQYTDLERELMVATESLNRFLAAQEELQLEGAKQGSPWQTIAPPILAENPVSPNPPRNLLLGLFGGVLLGLGTALLAERLDPVFHSTEELKESVQLPILGEIPVQTDLKPLDELETAKTQKFSFPQLQIGNKSLNINTSASSDRAETPSSWQGSSPFIEAFRSLNTNIRLLGSDTSIRSIVISSSIPSEGKSTISSHLAQAAAAMGQKVLLIDADLRRPQVHRWIGVENKAGLSNILATGLNIEEAIIKVPQWENLSVITAGDIPPDPTRLLSSQKMQQLMDKLKSEPDYDLIIYDTPPILGFADGRILASRTNGVVLVVRIGTTDRALLKQNIDNIRVYNVPVLGIVANQVNRSSRGYHYYNHYYTDRK, encoded by the coding sequence GTGACAGATACAGGTTCCGACCGTCCTGTTTATTCAGCCATCTTAAATGGACGTGGCGATAGCAATGAAGTCAAAAATGGCAACCACAGCTATGCCCATGTTTTACCTGTTGCCAACACTACTTCAATAGATGAAGACGAAGACAGTATCGATCTACGTCAGCTTGCCACTGTATTCAAACATCGGTTGCGGCTAATTTTAGCTATAGCTCTCGGCTCGACTATAGTTTCAGCAATTTTGACCTTTATTCAGGAGCCTATATACAAAGGTAGCTTTCAGCTCTTGGTCGAACCAGTAACTCAAGATGAACAAAGCAGTCCTTTGGAGATTTTGTCTCAAGAATCGTCTGGTTTGGATTATGAAACTCAAATAGAAGTGTTGAGAAGTCCTAAAGTATTAACACCAATAATTGCCGAGCTTAATGCAAAATATCCCGAACTTGAATATAAAGATTTAATCATACCTAAAGACTCTCCTTTAGAAATCGAACAGTTAGATCGCACCAAAATATTAGAGGTATCTTATATTGACGAAGACCCTCAGAAAATTCAGTTTGTACTCAGTCGCCTCGCAGAGTCTTATTTAGCTTATTCCATAGATGAAAGAAAAGTTCAAGTTAAGCAGGGTATTGATTTTGTAGACCAACAGCTACCGAGAGTTAGAGCTAGAGTAGATGAGTTGCAGGCTGAACTACAAAGATTTCGGCAAAAATACAATTTGCTCGATCCTCAAGGTAGAGCGGTATTTTTAGCGGAAAAACAAAGCAGCTTTGAAGATAAATACTTTGAAACTCAGGGAGAGCTTAACGAAACTACCTCTCTCTACAATTTGCTTCAGAAACAGCTAGGATTGCAGCCTCAAGAAGCATTAGCTGCTAGTTATCTCAGCGAATCTCCTCGATACCAAAACTTGCTCGATCGACTACAGGAAGTAGAAGTCGAGCTAGCCCAAGAGTCGGCTCGTTTTTTACCCGATAACCCTAACATTCAAGTACTTCAAGATAAAAGAAATGAATTATTGCCTTTACTGCAAAAAGAAGCAGGAGCAATTTTCGGCGACAATCTATCAGATTTAATTGACAACAAATCTAATATTTCCTCTCCAAGCACTCTAAGACTAGATTTAAGCAAGCAATATATAGAAGCAGCCAATCAAATTCAAATTTTAACTATTAGAGAACAGTCATTAAAAAGTGCACTCTCCAAACTCGAACGACAAACTGAGCTAATGCCAGTCATCGCTCGTCAATACACGGACTTGGAAAGAGAGCTAATGGTAGCAACCGAAAGTCTCAATCGCTTTCTTGCCGCTCAAGAGGAGCTACAGCTTGAAGGAGCCAAACAAGGTTCTCCCTGGCAGACAATTGCTCCCCCCATTTTGGCAGAAAATCCTGTCTCACCAAATCCACCGCGAAATTTACTACTGGGTTTATTTGGTGGTGTGCTATTGGGGTTGGGAACGGCTTTGTTAGCAGAACGTCTCGATCCCGTATTCCATTCTACGGAAGAATTAAAAGAAAGCGTGCAGTTGCCAATTCTTGGAGAAATTCCCGTACAAACGGATCTCAAGCCTTTAGACGAGTTAGAAACTGCTAAAACTCAAAAATTCAGCTTTCCTCAATTGCAAATAGGTAACAAAAGCCTGAATATTAATACTTCAGCCTCTAGCGATCGTGCAGAAACTCCTAGTTCTTGGCAAGGATCTTCTCCTTTTATCGAAGCATTTCGTTCCTTAAACACCAATATTAGATTACTAGGTTCGGATACTTCGATTCGTTCGATTGTTATTAGTTCTTCTATTCCTTCGGAAGGAAAATCAACTATTTCTAGCCATTTAGCACAAGCGGCGGCGGCAATGGGACAAAAAGTGCTGTTAATTGATGCCGATTTGCGTCGTCCACAGGTTCACCGCTGGATTGGAGTTGAAAATAAAGCAGGATTGAGCAATATTTTGGCTACGGGTTTAAACATAGAAGAAGCAATAATTAAAGTACCTCAGTGGGAAAACCTCTCGGTAATTACCGCAGGAGATATACCTCCCGATCCCACTCGCCTGCTTTCGTCACAAAAAATGCAGCAGTTAATGGATAAGCTAAAAAGCGAACCCGATTACGATCTGATTATCTATGATACTCCTCCTATACTAGGATTTGCCGATGGACGTATTTTGGCTTCTCGTACCAACGGAGTGGTATTGGTAGTCAGAATTGGTACTACCGATCGCGCCCTACTCAAGCAAAACATTGATAATATCAGAGTATATAATGTTCCTGTTTTGGGTATAGTTGCCAACCAGGTCAATCGCAGTTCTCGCGGCTACCATTACTACAATCACTATTATACAGATAGAAAATAA
- a CDS encoding DUF3155 domain-containing protein has product MARKRKRKSRRRQEGRKILELVPNYNIESGEEKPVTAARKYIASLNIVPPALLIVKRNEHTTDRYFWAEKGLFGAQYVEENHFLFPSLQTIDLHESDRPAIATAMRH; this is encoded by the coding sequence TTGGCAAGAAAACGCAAACGTAAGAGCCGCCGCCGCCAAGAGGGACGCAAGATATTAGAGCTAGTACCAAATTATAATATTGAAAGTGGCGAAGAAAAACCCGTAACAGCTGCTCGAAAATATATAGCTTCTCTCAATATCGTTCCCCCCGCTTTATTAATAGTAAAAAGAAACGAACACACTACAGATCGTTATTTTTGGGCGGAAAAAGGTTTATTTGGAGCGCAATATGTAGAAGAGAATCATTTTCTTTTTCCCAGTTTGCAAACAATTGACCTACACGAATCAGATAGACCTGCTATTGCTACGGCAATGAGACATTGA
- a CDS encoding cofactor assembly of complex C subunit B — MNSLITASTFFLTLLMVIGLFFFIRASVKDRTRQIQLRAVESMELLIERLGEHFEARAYQPVEVNDATKQLAFKGFVRPSWFLATLLTVLATVGLSCIALVLALLFPAFSSWFWLLLVFAPVAGIFYWRKAGRWEKVLLTPEAERQILTVTAHRDELIQLQLNSSFQVVTDR; from the coding sequence GTGAACTCACTAATTACTGCTTCTACTTTCTTCCTTACCTTATTGATGGTAATTGGATTATTTTTCTTTATTCGCGCTTCGGTTAAAGACCGAACTCGGCAAATACAACTGCGAGCAGTTGAGTCTATGGAGCTTTTAATCGAGCGACTGGGCGAGCATTTTGAAGCACGTGCCTATCAGCCTGTAGAAGTTAATGATGCTACCAAACAGTTGGCCTTTAAAGGTTTTGTCCGACCGAGCTGGTTTTTAGCGACCTTATTAACAGTTTTGGCAACAGTCGGTCTATCTTGTATTGCCTTGGTGCTAGCGTTGCTGTTTCCCGCCTTTAGCAGTTGGTTCTGGTTGTTGCTGGTATTTGCACCAGTTGCAGGAATTTTTTACTGGCGTAAAGCAGGGCGCTGGGAAAAAGTGCTGCTAACGCCTGAAGCGGAAAGACAAATTTTAACTGTTACCGCTCATCGTGATGAATTGATTCAACTACAACTTAATTCTTCTTTTCAAGTAGTCACCGATCGGTAG
- a CDS encoding TIGR02450 family Trp-rich protein — MSKKQKQKFPYLLGSKWTARQKTWGWRHFQVADRQDRGKWVFAEMVASCDSQTRFWLNAAQLKDESLWLAGWKSLQEIEHLETATSDRNIYI, encoded by the coding sequence ATGTCGAAAAAACAAAAGCAGAAGTTCCCTTATTTACTAGGTTCTAAATGGACTGCCAGACAAAAAACTTGGGGGTGGCGACATTTTCAGGTAGCCGATCGCCAAGATCGGGGTAAGTGGGTATTTGCCGAGATGGTTGCCTCCTGCGATTCTCAAACTCGTTTTTGGCTCAACGCCGCACAGCTTAAAGACGAATCTTTATGGCTGGCTGGTTGGAAAAGTTTGCAGGAAATAGAGCATTTAGAAACCGCTACGAGCGATCGAAACATTTATATTTAG
- a CDS encoding GAF domain-containing sensor histidine kinase, translating to MLQFLSLDSETIACYLASNSTVSRNFKPILSYPLENAVLQIRMSYSRLASAKFASLCQSQMSLLDYRVGDICSVVYLTTGLGKDWQERLFPFAIYPQRDRHSFYELPPIKLSEIWQQPSQLSTASALLPLQNRDSLAAATMNQWSEDFQGKRLLLPLIYEEKIFGLLVAERKDRDWQETELGQVEEIARTMAIARWLDLQQQSTQKQLATQQKLRRLDRDRLDDLLHQLRNPLTAIRTFSKLLLKHSLPEKDSSIVQNILKQGDRFAELLEQFEGEIERHEPRETLTLSATSIPLLEEDTVGSNFLLPESTTKSATVELNQILEPLLMAVEAIAEERNITLTNNISPELPLVYGDFKGLREVLNNLIDNALKYTSAGGNVEIASCKRSHLEREWLGLAIKDSGCGISPQDRERIFERHYRGIQAEGNIPGSGLGLAIAKELIEQMHGEIELISPNDLSADSNFLGTTFIIWLEIADSAMNNEQ from the coding sequence TTGTTACAATTTTTATCCCTCGATAGCGAAACTATTGCTTGCTACTTAGCAAGCAATAGTACCGTTTCGCGTAACTTTAAGCCAATTTTGAGCTATCCTTTGGAAAACGCAGTCCTTCAAATCCGTATGTCTTATTCTCGTCTTGCCAGTGCCAAATTTGCTTCTCTGTGTCAATCTCAGATGTCTTTATTAGATTACAGAGTAGGTGATATTTGTAGTGTTGTCTATTTAACAACAGGACTGGGTAAAGATTGGCAAGAGCGACTTTTTCCTTTTGCAATTTATCCGCAACGCGATCGCCACAGCTTTTATGAATTGCCGCCAATTAAATTATCGGAAATTTGGCAACAACCGAGCCAGTTATCAACTGCTTCAGCTTTGTTACCCCTTCAGAATCGCGACTCTCTTGCTGCTGCTACGATGAATCAATGGAGCGAGGACTTTCAGGGCAAACGATTGCTATTGCCGTTAATCTATGAAGAAAAAATTTTTGGTTTGTTAGTTGCCGAGCGTAAAGATCGCGACTGGCAGGAAACAGAGTTAGGACAAGTTGAAGAAATTGCCAGAACTATGGCGATTGCTAGATGGCTCGATTTACAACAGCAGTCTACTCAAAAGCAACTAGCGACACAACAAAAATTACGGCGACTCGATCGCGATCGCTTAGACGATTTGTTACATCAGTTACGCAACCCCCTAACGGCAATTAGAACCTTTAGCAAGCTCTTGCTCAAGCATTCTCTACCCGAAAAAGACAGCTCTATCGTCCAAAACATTCTCAAACAAGGCGATCGCTTCGCCGAATTGCTCGAACAATTTGAAGGAGAAATAGAGCGACATGAACCACGAGAAACTCTGACTCTTAGCGCGACTTCTATCCCATTATTAGAAGAAGATACTGTAGGCAGTAACTTTCTCTTACCCGAATCTACTACCAAATCGGCAACAGTAGAGTTAAACCAAATTTTAGAACCTTTATTAATGGCGGTAGAAGCGATCGCCGAAGAAAGAAATATTACTCTAACTAATAATATTTCACCAGAATTACCTCTAGTTTATGGCGATTTTAAAGGATTGAGAGAGGTTCTAAATAATCTAATCGATAATGCTTTAAAATATACATCTGCTGGCGGTAATGTAGAGATTGCCAGCTGTAAGCGATCGCATTTAGAGCGAGAATGGCTGGGACTTGCTATCAAAGATAGTGGTTGCGGTATTAGTCCCCAAGATCGCGAACGTATTTTCGAGCGTCACTATCGCGGTATTCAAGCAGAGGGAAATATTCCTGGTAGCGGTCTGGGATTAGCGATCGCTAAAGAGCTAATCGAGCAAATGCATGGTGAAATCGAACTAATTAGCCCTAATGATTTATCAGCAGATAGCAATTTTTTGGGAACGACTTTTATTATTTGGCTGGAAATAGCTGATTCAGCAATGAACAATGAACAATGA
- a CDS encoding polysaccharide biosynthesis/export family protein — protein sequence MNLKFAWYKLFLTKVNRVGAIALILALTTASLPALAQENDSLENDTLELQDPDSLDDSSTPERLPIGDFSKPLPRLNSDESSPVDGPVLPATASDSSEFATEETAYTLGAGDRIALNIFQVEEYSGEYPVAVDGTINLPLVGGVNVSGLTLAETSDAVSKKYATYLKRPIVTVGLIAPRPLKIAVSGEVDNPGSYEVPLTGENQKFPTVTDMIEQAGGINTIADVRNVRVQRTIKDKEVVFNANLWDLLTKGAIRQDISLRDGDTVFVPTTDEISTSELARLSQASFGLQVDEPISVAVVGEVYRPGSHTVEPEQLTSGNNNLNDVKPSLPPRLTQAIGAAQGIKPLADVREVAIYRKAWDGSEKLIAVNLWELIQSGDTSQDVILQEGDRIVIPQAEAIAKEDIDLIATASYARDTITVNVVGEVTSPGAQQVQPNTPLNQAILAAGGFDNQRADTSDVELVRLQPNGTVDKREIKVDLSSGIDDETNPTLRHNDVVVVNRSGVTKGTDAAGKILSPIGGALGIIRLFFGF from the coding sequence ATGAATCTTAAATTTGCTTGGTATAAATTATTTTTAACAAAAGTCAATCGTGTTGGTGCAATCGCTCTAATTCTTGCTTTAACAACTGCTAGTTTACCCGCGCTCGCTCAAGAGAATGACTCTCTCGAAAACGATACGTTGGAGTTACAAGATCCCGACTCTCTCGATGACTCATCAACTCCTGAAAGATTGCCAATTGGTGATTTTTCCAAGCCTTTACCCAGATTAAATTCTGATGAATCTAGTCCCGTAGACGGTCCAGTTCTTCCTGCTACAGCTAGCGATAGCTCAGAATTTGCCACTGAAGAAACAGCCTATACTCTCGGTGCTGGCGATCGAATCGCCTTAAATATTTTTCAGGTAGAAGAATATAGTGGTGAATATCCCGTAGCAGTAGACGGTACGATCAATTTACCTTTAGTAGGTGGAGTAAATGTTAGCGGGCTTACGCTGGCAGAAACTTCCGATGCGGTTTCTAAGAAATATGCTACATATCTCAAACGTCCGATTGTAACTGTAGGTCTGATTGCTCCTCGTCCCCTCAAGATTGCTGTCTCTGGAGAGGTAGATAATCCTGGTTCTTACGAAGTTCCTCTAACTGGAGAAAATCAAAAGTTCCCTACTGTCACCGATATGATCGAGCAGGCAGGAGGAATCAATACTATTGCCGATGTACGTAACGTTAGAGTCCAAAGAACAATTAAAGACAAAGAAGTAGTATTCAACGCTAATCTTTGGGATCTTTTGACTAAAGGAGCAATCAGACAGGATATTTCTTTGCGAGATGGCGATACAGTTTTCGTGCCTACTACTGACGAAATTAGTACTTCAGAACTAGCAAGGTTGTCTCAAGCTAGCTTTGGTTTGCAGGTAGACGAACCAATTAGCGTAGCAGTAGTGGGAGAAGTTTATCGTCCTGGTTCTCACACCGTAGAACCAGAACAGCTTACTAGTGGCAATAATAACCTCAATGATGTCAAGCCATCTCTGCCTCCCAGACTTACTCAAGCTATCGGCGCGGCACAAGGAATCAAACCTCTTGCCGATGTTAGAGAAGTAGCAATCTATCGTAAAGCTTGGGACGGTTCGGAAAAACTGATTGCCGTTAATCTTTGGGAACTAATTCAGTCAGGAGATACAAGTCAAGACGTAATTTTGCAAGAGGGCGATCGCATTGTCATTCCTCAAGCTGAAGCTATAGCCAAGGAAGACATAGATTTAATTGCAACCGCTAGTTACGCTCGCGATACGATTACTGTTAACGTAGTCGGCGAAGTAACAAGTCCTGGAGCGCAACAAGTACAGCCCAACACTCCTTTAAACCAAGCGATATTGGCAGCAGGCGGCTTTGACAATCAAAGAGCCGACACCAGTGACGTAGAATTAGTTAGACTACAACCCAACGGTACAGTGGATAAACGGGAAATCAAGGTCGATCTCTCATCGGGTATCGACGACGAAACTAATCCAACCTTGCGCCATAACGATGTCGTGGTTGTCAATCGCTCTGGTGTAACCAAAGGTACAGATGCTGCTGGCAAAATTTTAAGCCCAATTGGCGGAGCTTTAGGCATAATTAGATTATTCTTTGGTTTCTAA
- a CDS encoding glycosyltransferase: protein MRKLYFLVPGTKGKFGGGGLWAELNTYNLAAQICEAEIVTYRQQEAEHLFIAEVLKRSDLKTSIFVIGWGFDVPKLVAKLNNYHLIYHAHSSGYGFRLPPNIPIITVSRNTMGYWGQQAANNLIFYLPNQIGDEFRNLNQMRDIDVLVQTRKSSAYLLQQLVPALQTRCRVKLLEGYVEDLAGLFNRSQIYLYDSAEYWVVSGVSEGFGLPPLEALACGCQVFSSVNHGLADYLDPGFNCHKIAGYALEYDLQRIMSVLKSSEKSSLPESFFAEYRREHLSKRLKTILKEINSFFDFQTDNYASISSLTSWRIKQLWFQQLLIKLRKLKKS from the coding sequence ATGAGAAAACTCTACTTTTTAGTGCCTGGAACCAAAGGTAAATTCGGTGGTGGTGGGCTGTGGGCAGAATTAAATACTTATAATCTGGCAGCGCAAATTTGTGAGGCAGAAATTGTTACCTATCGGCAACAAGAAGCAGAACATTTATTTATTGCAGAAGTTTTAAAACGTAGCGATTTAAAAACGAGTATTTTTGTTATTGGTTGGGGATTTGACGTACCCAAACTAGTAGCTAAATTAAATAATTATCATCTTATCTATCACGCTCATAGTTCGGGCTATGGTTTCAGACTGCCGCCGAACATACCCATAATTACTGTCAGTCGCAACACGATGGGTTATTGGGGACAGCAAGCAGCAAATAATTTAATTTTTTATTTACCCAATCAAATTGGCGATGAGTTTCGCAACTTAAATCAAATGCGAGATATTGATGTTTTGGTGCAAACTCGTAAATCTTCAGCCTATTTACTTCAGCAATTAGTACCTGCCCTGCAAACGCGCTGTCGTGTCAAACTTCTAGAAGGTTATGTCGAAGATCTAGCAGGTTTGTTCAATCGCAGTCAAATTTATCTTTACGACTCTGCTGAATATTGGGTAGTAAGCGGCGTTAGTGAAGGGTTTGGCTTGCCTCCCCTGGAAGCTCTAGCTTGTGGCTGCCAGGTATTTTCCAGCGTCAATCATGGCTTGGCAGACTATCTCGATCCTGGCTTTAACTGTCACAAAATTGCTGGATATGCTTTAGAGTACGATTTGCAGCGAATTATGTCCGTATTAAAATCTAGCGAAAAATCTAGCTTACCCGAGTCTTTTTTTGCTGAATATCGTCGAGAACACTTGAGTAAACGACTGAAGACTATTCTCAAAGAAATCAATAGTTTTTTTGACTTTCAAACTGATAATTACGCTTCAATTTCCAGTTTGACTTCTTGGCGCATCAAACAGTTATGGTTTCAGCAATTGCTGATAAAACTGCGTAAGTTAAAGAAAAGTTAA